In Thermoanaerobacterium xylanolyticum LX-11, the genomic window CTTGATAGCCCCATCTTTTCACTTAAATCGCTTATCTTCATCTCCCCATGTTGCATAAGGATTCCAATGATCATGCCTTGAGGTCCCGTTATCTTAAGATCTTTAAACTCACTTTCCATGTTTTTGTGAATCATATTCATTATGGATTTTAATGTCTTTAAAACATCTATTCTTTCGTTGTACTCCTTCAAAAATTCTTCACCTTCTTTCACTACACTTCTAAATCGTATATTTTGTACGCGAATATTTTGTATGCTAAATAATTATATCGCCGCAAAATAAAAAAGTCAATAGGCTTTCTGAAAATCCCATTAACTTTTTTCATATCACATTTCTGTCATCTTTCTTATATTGTTTTTTATATTTACAACATCTTTTTCATTGCCAAGCAACACTATATAATCACCAGCCAGTATCTTTGTATTTCCTTTTGGTATTATCTCCTTCCCACCTCTTTTTATTCCAACCACAAGACAACTATGCGGCCATTCTATGTCTTTTAATTTTTTGCCATCTACAAAAGACCCGACAGCAACAGGCATCTCAAATAATATTTTAGCCACATCATCATTTTCATCGATATTAGCCATATTACCTTTGCTTTTTATTATCCTATCAAGCAGCGATTCATATATTGGCTCATTTCCATAAAGACCAGATACAATGTAAGCCGTTATTGATACAGTGCTTAAGGCAAGCAAATGGCTAAATGAGCCTGTCATCTCCGTAACTAAGAGGCTTCCTGTTATAGGTGCTCTTACGATAGCAGCAAAATATCCAGCCATAGCTAAAACAACAAAGTCCTTTAGGTATATGCTATTTATATTAAACGCATGAATGATAGTTATACCGTATAAATTGCCTATAAGCGCACCTATTGCAAGAAGTGGCATGAATATGCCTCCCGGCACTCCAGACCCATAACTTATTATTGTAAAAAGGAATTTTGATATAAGCAATATGACAACAAATGCAAAACCTAAGTCCGCACCACTTATCTTATCTACAAGACCTTCACCACCGCCAAGTACCATTGGCAGAAAAAGCCCTACGATGACTGATAGCAAAAGAGGCACAAAGACCTTTAATTGGGGCATTTTTACATATTTATTGTACAAATCTTGTGCTTTTAGAAGCGATTTGTTGAATATGATGCCTCCAAATCCTATTATCACTCCCAAAAGCAGCAGATAAAAATATTGAGAAAAAGGAACAATCGGCATATTAGTAATATCAAATACCGTTTTAAGTCCCAAAAAAGTATCTGCGACGTATGTCGCAGTAAGAGATGATACCATTGATGATACAAGAACGATTGGAGAAAAATTTTTATGAAGCTCCTCCAAAGAAAATATAACCCCCGCTAACGGTGCATTGAATGCCGCAGCTAAACCAGCGCCAGCGCCGCACGTTATAAGGTATTTCTCCTCAAAGCGCATCCTCTTTAATGATCTGCTGACACCTTGACCTAAAGATGCACCAAGTTGTACACATGGACCTTCCCGTCCTAAAGACAGCCCAACACCTATCATCAATATTGTCCCTACAAACTTCAATACAAAGATTCTTAGCCAATTTAATTTAAAATAGCCTATAATCGTCCCTTCCACCTGAGGTATGCCGCTGCCACTGATCATAGGCTCCAATTTAAGTATGTAGTTTGTAAATATGCCTATCGCAACTAAAAATATAAGCCATATAGGCAAAAGGTAAATCTTCGTTTCTAAAAGTTTATACATAGACAAAAGGTATATACCGGTTTTCTCTAACATAAACCTTAAAAGTGATACGACCAATCCTATCAAAACTCCAACAACTATCCCTTCTAATATAAGCCTGTCTTTGAAATTTTCCCTGTTTTTAAGCATTTCATAAATGCGGCTGCCGCCTTCCATCAGTACGCCTCCCATAAGTTTCATAAAAAAATTATACAACAAATTTATATATATGTTAAGACATAATCCAGAACAAAAGCCTTCTCTATGGCGCCAGTGGAAAGCAAAAGTTCACAAATATCCTTGATATAGCTTTAAAAATAATAAATAGCCATTCCCTTTGGCATCTCATACAAACAAGCTTTCGCCGCCTTTTTCAAGCCCTATTATTTCTCTATCTGAATACTTAGTAGTTCGCAAAATATATATAATAACCGAATCTTCATCTTTATTGATTATCCTTGAGATCTCACTCTTTAACTTTCTAAAATTTGCATCAGATATTTCGCCTTCTAACACCGAATTTTGCACCCAATTAAGGTACTTCCTGCATGTCTTTAAAACTTTATTTACTCGCTTCTCATTGACATCATATACAAGTATGATAAACATAATATCACCTTTTTACCATTGAGCAACGAATGGCGTGTACTTTTGTTCTTCCATAAGATGTTTTTCCAGTTTATAAAGTTCAAGCCGTATAAGCCTACGGTATGAAACATTATTGCCTAACGATCTATGATTTATCGTAGTCTTTAGTTTATTCTCGTATTCCTCTATGAATGCCATCTTCGCTTTATCTTTAAGCAAGAGTCCTTCTGCATCTTCATCAAAATCATCTTTTTTAATGACGTTTTTGCCTATAACTGTGAATATGACTCTATCTATAATAATAGGTTTAAATATCTCTGATATATCTAAATTTAGTGTAAATCTTCTAAAATTTGTGGAGTGCAAATACCCTATCCTTGGATCCAAATGTGTCTTATAAACTTCGCTTAGTACTGTTGTATACATGAGAGAATTTCCAAAGCTTATAAGAACATTTAGGGAATTTTTCGGCGGTCTTTTGCTTCTAACATCAAACTCAAAATCACCATTCCCCAATATCTCATCAAATGATTTATAGTAATACTCTCTTATATTTCCTTCAATAGCCATAAGCTCATTTATATCAGATGTTCCATCTATCATATCTCCTAATCTTTCTATGGCGTAAATGATGTCGTCCAAGCTTTTGCCTCGGTTTTGATAGTACTTTAAAACTTGTCGGATGTTTCTATATGCACCTTCTACAAATTTTTGTGCAATGTATAAACGTTTCTTCTCGTCAATATAATTTTCCGCTTGTTTTAATATCATATATCCGGAATTTAAATGTTCCCTCGGATAAAAAGATCCAACGTAGTAGCCGTAGTGGTTGAAGAAGTGAAGTATTATCTCCGATTGTGAGATAAATTCCAAAAATCTTTTGTTGAGGCTAACCTCACCAAAAATCATTATTTCAGAAGTATTTTCAACAGGAATAAACTTTCTTCCGTTTTCTCCTTCAAAATACAATGTGTTATCTTTTCTATGCAATTCTCCATCAGAAAAAATATAAACAGGCTTTTTCATGATAAGCAAAACTCCTTATATCCACAATTTTTGCAGTAAGGTATTTTCTTAAAAGCTGGCGCCTTGTCCATATTTATAATATCTCTTATTTCATTTATAACACTAACAACTCCCGCCTCTAACTCGCTCGTAAGAAACACATCGATCTTCTTTCTCTCCTCTGGGAAAAATAGTTGTCCTTTTGCCTCAATACCGTTTTGCTTCAATTTGTACAAATAAAAAAGAAGTTGAAGTCTGGCACTATCTAAGGCTTTTGAGCTTTTCTTTATCTCGCCTACTAACAAATTGCCATTGTCATTTCTCACAAGATCTATGACGACATTCTCAAAATTTATCTTCTTCCTGTCTCTGTCATAAGATATGTCGTCTATTAAGCGTCCCATCTCAATGTATGGATGCTCTTGGTCAGGAATTATCTGATGGGCCATAAGCCATACCTGCCTTTTGCAAATGCTGTAACTTTGTATCAATGAACCTGTAACATCTTCATAGCCATACATAAAAACACCTTCTTAAAAATAGGAAACTATAAAAACTCATTTAATCTGTGGTTTTAACTTATTATCTGCTATTTCATCAAGATACCACCACCAATGGGACTTAGGCTTATTCTTTTGCTTTGCTTTTAAAAAACCTTTTAATGCCTTATAAAACAGTGGGGCTCTCTTAACAAGAATCTCCTCCAGCTTTTTAATTTCCTCTTTTTCTGTTTCATTAAAGTCATTAATATGTTCCTGAATAACATCTCTGCATTCTAACTCATATAAATGTTCAAATGGACTGAGATCCCATTCACCATTGACAAAAATATCATAGCCTTTAATTAAATGTTTTTTGTCCATTAGGCCTCAACTCCTCGTAACCAATGCAGCAATAAAAAATTAGTTTCAATTCCTTATAGGTAGGCTAAAAACTGAACGATGAAGAAAAAAGACTATATAAAGCTAGAATGTTTCAATTCCTTATAGGTAGGCTAAAAACGCTTTAAAAAACTTATTATACGAAACAAATATTTCGTAGTTTCAATTCCTTATAGGTAGGCTAAAAACGGATGTAGAGGCTTTAGAAAAATATATCCATATTGCGTTTCAATTCCTTATAGGTAGGCTAAAAACGGAGATTTTGAAAATGAAATATGTTATAATTTCAATGTTTCAATTCCTTATAGGTAGGCTAAAAACAATTTTAAAAAAGGAGATTGATAAAAATGTTAAAAAAGTTTCAATTCCTTATAGGTAGGCTAAAAACCTATCGTAAAACTGATGCTTAACTCATCGCCTGCAAAGTTTCAATTCCTTATAGGTAGGCTAAAAACATTTTAAGTTGCTCTAAGTTTTTGATTGCGTTGTTGGTTTCAATTCCTTATAGGTAGGCTAAAAACTTTGGATGTTTTTTAATAAAGGCAGCTTTGTAGCTGTTTCAATTCCTTATAGGTAGGCTAAAAACGAATAAAATTCCTCTTTTATTTTTTTGCCTATTTTTAAAGTTTCAATTCCTTATAGGTAGGCTAAAAACTGCCTTGCAAAAGTGACGTTAAAACTGTCTTTGTTGGGTTTCAATTCCTTATAGGTAGGCTAAAAACGTTATTTAAGACTTAACTATACTTTTGATGATAGAAAGTTTCAATTCCTTATAGGTAGGCTAAAAACGAAACAATTTGATCTGTCATACCACTAAAAGCAGTAGGTTTCAATTCCTTATAGGTAGGCTAAAAACTTTTGCATCTTTTTATCCCCTTTTATTTTTTTTCTGTTTCAATTCCTTATAGGTAGGCTAAAAACTTCTAATTCTTCTTCTTTTTCTAAAAAGTCATTTTTTGGTTTCAATTCCTTATAGGTAGGCTAAAAACCTGCTGATGCAGTGTTTGCAGCGGTTACTGAGGGTAGTTTCAATTCCTTATAGGTAGGCTAAAAACTTACACCAGCAAACATAAACGATCCTAATATAACATGTTTCAATTCCTTATAGGTAGGCTAAAAACAAAGTTGCTACAAAAGTTGAATACTTTAGGGTGCCTCGTTTCAATTCCTTATAGGTAGGCTAAAAACAGGCTCTTGTGTCTCTGTTGTCATTAGTAATGTAATTGTTTCAATTCCTTATAGGTAGGCTAAAAACCAAGGTTTTTAAGGCATTTTTATATATATCCATACTGGTTTCAATTCCTTATAGGTAGGCTAAAAACTAGTCGACGATAAATTTATATTCTGGTTTCTTCCACGGTTTCAATTCCTTATAGGTAGGCTAAAAACACTCACTCACGCCGTATTTGTCAAGCCAATTACTGTGTTTCAATTCCTTATAGGTAGGCTAAAAACTTTACAAGCACAACATTTAATATGTCCGAAAGCGAGTTTCAATTCCTTATAGGTAGGCTAAAAACTTATAACACACGCACAACACAATGTCAACATACAAAGTTTCAATTCCTTATAGGTAGGCTAAAAACGGCTATGATATAATTCTTGTTGCTCAAGACTTGCGTAGTTTCAATTCCTTATAGGTAGGCTAAAAACTATATATCCTGCTTTTAGCTATACCAGTATTTGGAAAGTTTCAATTCCTTATAGGTAGGCTAAAAACGTGGTTTGACTGTTAGTCTTACTCACTATTCTGATCCGTTTCAATTCCTTATAGGTAGGCTAAAAACTGCCTTCTGTTCCAAATATAACGCAAGTTCAGACTTAGTTTCAATTCCTTATAGGTAGGCTAAAAACCCAAAAATTATCAACGACAAAAACGATGATTTGTATTGTTTCAATTCCTTATAGGTAGGCTAAAAACGGAATATTATTCCAGCCTTGCACAAATTCTATGTAGTTTCAATTCCTTATAGGTAGGCTAAAAACTTATTCTTGTTACTCGCAAGCTTTTTGGAGGTGCGCAGGTTTCAATTCCTTATAGGTAGGCTAAAAACCTCTTAACCAATTTTAACACTTTATCCACCTCACTATGTTTCAATTCCTTATAGGTAGGCTAAAAACATCTTGATATATTGCTAAAAACTACTTCTTCGCTTGTGTTTCAATTCCTTATAGGTAGGCTAAAAACTCGCAGACAATTACTTGACAAATAAAGAAATAGACAGTTTCAATTCCTTATAGGTAGGCTAAAAACTTCTCTAAGAGATTTAATCCTTTTACAACATCGTCAGTTTCAATTCCTTATAGGTAGGCTAAAAACCATTGTTAATTATGACGTTATTCAATATAAAGAAACGTTTCAATTCCTTATAGGTAGGCTAAAAACTAATAAAATAAATGAAATTAGCAAAGAAGAATTAAAGTGTTTCAATTCCTTATAGGTAGGCTAAAAACCTATCAAGCACAACATCACCACTTGAAGGACTTACAGGTTTCAATTCCTTATAGGTAGGCTAAAAACTTTGAAGTGGAGTATTACAAACGTGACAAAAATTAGTTTCAATTCCTTATAGGTAGGCTAAAAACTTGCAATATAATCATTTCCGTTAGACACTCTATTTAGTTTCAATTCCTTATAGGTAGGCTAAAAACTTTATAGCAAACGTTTGTCCTCTACCCAAATCCAACGTTTCAATTCCTTATAGGTAGGCTAAAAACTGATATATATTTTGAAAGACTGCAAAAAATTACTAAGTTTCAATTCCTTATAGGTAGGCTAAAAACTATTCAGAAATAATTGTTTTAGAAGCGGTATATTGTTTTTCAATTCCTTATAGGTAGGCTAAAAACCAAAGACTTCCTAAAAAAGAGGTCTTTGCGTATGAGTTTCAATTCCTTATAGGTAGGCTAAAAACACGTCTTGCTAAAAAAGGAGAAACGTCTGTAGCCATGTTTCAATTCCTTATAGGTAGGCTAAAAACTTGTATTTTCCAATAGTTGCCTTGCCAACCATAGCAAAGTTTCAATTCCTTATAGGTAGGCTAAAAACTGTATTCACAAGGAATTAAAGCGACAACAAGGCAAATGTTTCAATTCCTTATAGGTAGGCTAAAAACAAAATAGTCATTCCAGGCAAGCCAGTGCCAGCAGCAAGAAGTTTCAATTCCTTATAGGTAGGCTAAAAACAGACCCAAGACTTGTAACACGCATAACACAGTATGGGTCGTTTCAATTCCTTATAGGTAGGCTAAAAACTTAACATTTACTTCAAGCAAAAACATAATCTTTTTGGTTTCAATTCCTTATAGGTAGGCTAAAAACCGACAGAGGGCAGAAAATGGTAGAAATCGAAAAGATGTTTCAATTCCTTATAGGTAGGCTAAAAACAAAGAGAAGAAGGTTACATTAAGCGTTTCCGGTATATCGTTTCAATTCCTTATAGGTAGGCTAAAAACCCAGCTAAAGATTAAGAACTTGAGAAGCAAGTTAGAGTTTCAATTCCTTATAGGTAGGCTAAAAACTTACTGCAAGTGTAAATTTTGCTGTCGGTGTTCCGTTGTTTCAATTCCTTATAGGTAGGCTAAAAACTTTCATTACTGCCATTGCATTTGGGTCATTGTACATGTTTCAATTCCTTATAGGTAGGCTAAAAACTGGCAGGGCAATGTAATGCAATGGTTATGTTATGCGTTTCAATTCCTTATAGGTAGGCTAAAAACTTGCTATCATGAATGGTATTAATGCTCTTGTAACTGGTTTCAATTCCTTATAGGTAGGCTAAAAACTATAGACGAAGATTTACCATTTTGAAAGGAGAGTAGTTTCAATTCCTTATAGGTAGGCTAAAAACGCAGTAAAAGAGGCAGAGGTAAACTTTTGAAAGAATAGTTTCAATTCCTTATAGGTAGGCTAAAAACCGAAATATTGTTTTTGTTAATGAAGATAGGGGTAGTGGGTTTCAATTCCTTATAGGTAGGCTAAAAACTTGTTTGGAGAGTGGTGTATTTTCAAAGCAGGTGAAAGGTTTCAATTCCTTATAGGTAGGCTAAAAACTATCGGCAGAACTGGGACGCATATAATAGATTTTTTGTTTCAATTCCTTATAGGTAGGCTAAAAACCGAATCGCTTACTCTCGACAAATTCCTATGATGAAGTTTCAATTCCTTATAGGTAGGCTAAAAACATTATTAGCATATTCAATATTTTTATTCTTATGCAGTTTCAATTCCTTATAGGTAGGCTAAAAACCTCCATAAAGAACCTTCGACTTATCACCCCAATCTAAGTTTCAATTCCTTATAGGTAGGCTAAAAACTACGCATTGGCGATGTATGGATTAGTAATGTAAAGGGTTTCAATTCCTTATAGGTAGGCTAAAAACTAGTAACATTACTCAAATTATAAGTGCCAAGACTTTTAGTTTCAATTCCTTATAGGTAGGCTAAAAACGCTGATTGTGGTTGGAGTGCATGTTCAATATAAAGTGTTTCAATTCCTTATAGGTAGGCTAAAAACTTAGAAGTATGGCCGACTTTGAGGTTATGCATAAGGCCTGTTTCAATTCCTTATAGGTAGGCTAAAAACAAACTATCAGGAGGGCTA contains:
- the cas1b gene encoding type I-B CRISPR-associated endonuclease Cas1b, producing MKKPVYIFSDGELHRKDNTLYFEGENGRKFIPVENTSEIMIFGEVSLNKRFLEFISQSEIILHFFNHYGYYVGSFYPREHLNSGYMILKQAENYIDEKKRLYIAQKFVEGAYRNIRQVLKYYQNRGKSLDDIIYAIERLGDMIDGTSDINELMAIEGNIREYYYKSFDEILGNGDFEFDVRSKRPPKNSLNVLISFGNSLMYTTVLSEVYKTHLDPRIGYLHSTNFRRFTLNLDISEIFKPIIIDRVIFTVIGKNVIKKDDFDEDAEGLLLKDKAKMAFIEEYENKLKTTINHRSLGNNVSYRRLIRLELYKLEKHLMEEQKYTPFVAQW
- a CDS encoding ClC family H(+)/Cl(-) exchange transporter; the encoded protein is MEGGSRIYEMLKNRENFKDRLILEGIVVGVLIGLVVSLLRFMLEKTGIYLLSMYKLLETKIYLLPIWLIFLVAIGIFTNYILKLEPMISGSGIPQVEGTIIGYFKLNWLRIFVLKFVGTILMIGVGLSLGREGPCVQLGASLGQGVSRSLKRMRFEEKYLITCGAGAGLAAAFNAPLAGVIFSLEELHKNFSPIVLVSSMVSSLTATYVADTFLGLKTVFDITNMPIVPFSQYFYLLLLGVIIGFGGIIFNKSLLKAQDLYNKYVKMPQLKVFVPLLLSVIVGLFLPMVLGGGEGLVDKISGADLGFAFVVILLISKFLFTIISYGSGVPGGIFMPLLAIGALIGNLYGITIIHAFNINSIYLKDFVVLAMAGYFAAIVRAPITGSLLVTEMTGSFSHLLALSTVSITAYIVSGLYGNEPIYESLLDRIIKSKGNMANIDENDDVAKILFEMPVAVGSFVDGKKLKDIEWPHSCLVVGIKRGGKEIIPKGNTKILAGDYIVLLGNEKDVVNIKNNIRKMTEM
- the cas4 gene encoding CRISPR-associated protein Cas4 — its product is MYGYEDVTGSLIQSYSICKRQVWLMAHQIIPDQEHPYIEMGRLIDDISYDRDRKKINFENVVIDLVRNDNGNLLVGEIKKSSKALDSARLQLLFYLYKLKQNGIEAKGQLFFPEERKKIDVFLTSELEAGVVSVINEIRDIINMDKAPAFKKIPYCKNCGYKEFCLS
- the cas2 gene encoding CRISPR-associated endonuclease Cas2 codes for the protein MFIILVYDVNEKRVNKVLKTCRKYLNWVQNSVLEGEISDANFRKLKSEISRIINKDEDSVIIYILRTTKYSDREIIGLEKGGESLFV